A genomic region of Terriglobia bacterium contains the following coding sequences:
- a CDS encoding Crp/Fnr family transcriptional regulator, producing the protein MPSPYGLKLVESCVTCKLRNHTFFCSLPRSSLVHLDTLSLANLLPKGSILFVAGQKPGGVHILCAGKVKVCTQRGNGKLAMVKIAGPGEVLGLHACIGGTVHEFTAETVEPSHIVFVRGDDFKQFLSQNEVACWKAAQILSRDCHEAYEIIRSGGGARSGSAKLARLLLDIAVIGKPHGDEIEVVLPLTHKEMAQAIGMSRETVWRKLVEFRHRGIAILKGSVLLIHNKAELQRLAGR; encoded by the coding sequence ATGCCCTCTCCCTACGGTCTGAAGCTCGTCGAAAGCTGCGTCACGTGCAAGTTGAGGAACCACACTTTCTTCTGCTCCCTGCCGCGTTCCTCGCTCGTCCATCTGGATACCCTCAGCTTGGCTAATCTGCTGCCCAAGGGGAGCATCCTGTTTGTCGCCGGACAGAAGCCCGGGGGCGTCCACATCTTGTGCGCGGGTAAGGTCAAGGTGTGCACACAGCGAGGCAACGGGAAGCTGGCGATGGTGAAGATCGCGGGCCCCGGCGAGGTGCTGGGGCTGCACGCCTGCATCGGCGGGACAGTGCATGAATTCACGGCGGAAACGGTGGAACCGTCGCACATCGTGTTCGTCAGGGGCGATGATTTCAAGCAATTCCTGAGCCAAAACGAAGTCGCGTGCTGGAAGGCGGCGCAGATTCTGAGCCGCGATTGCCACGAGGCGTACGAGATCATCCGCTCGGGTGGCGGGGCTCGTTCGGGCAGCGCCAAGCTGGCGCGGCTGCTGCTGGACATCGCGGTCATCGGAAAGCCGCATGGGGACGAGATTGAAGTGGTCCTGCCGCTGACGCACAAGGAAATGGCGCAGGCGATCGGGATGTCGCGGGAAACGGTATGGCGAAAGCTGGTGGAGTTCCGCCACCGCGGAATCGCAATCCTGAAAGGCTCCGTGCTGCTGATCCACAACAAAGCGGAGTTGCAACGCTTGGCCGGCCGGTAA
- a CDS encoding OFA family MFS transporter, which translates to MATAAMQQDAQISRWWRVVGGLSMNLALGSLYAWSLFVPQFQKDAEFKGYAPTAYALTFTIAVVVFALTFVVAGRIQDKKGPFICSALGGILVSVGFFASAYAHSLTALYVSFGVIGGLGNGFGYATPIPVMAKWFPDRRGLAVGLAVAGYGGGSAIFGKLALNYLVPAYGWRSTFQILGVIFFVMTMVGAFLLKNPPVGYRPEGWTPAPATAKAAATTHEFTPAETLRTPTFYFMWLAYALGCAAGLMVISQLVPFFVSSLKGTGMDAKVVAGLAGTAFIVGAVGNAAGRILSGWMSDALGRVNVLRLMIAISMIAMPILYLVGGSVALLFVSIFVIYWCYGTQLSVNGSAASDFWGTKNAGINYGMLFTAWGVAGILGPMIGAKLLAATKSFKAPFYAAAGMAAVALVCELLAKRPAVPAESELKAAAAPARG; encoded by the coding sequence ATGGCAACCGCAGCAATGCAGCAGGACGCTCAAATCAGCCGTTGGTGGCGAGTGGTGGGCGGACTTTCCATGAACCTCGCACTCGGCTCGCTCTACGCTTGGAGCCTGTTTGTCCCACAGTTTCAGAAAGATGCAGAATTCAAAGGCTATGCGCCGACCGCTTACGCGCTTACCTTCACCATCGCGGTGGTGGTCTTCGCCCTGACCTTCGTGGTCGCCGGACGCATTCAGGACAAGAAAGGACCGTTCATCTGTTCCGCCTTGGGCGGCATTCTGGTGAGCGTTGGCTTCTTCGCGTCCGCCTATGCCCACAGCCTAACCGCCCTGTACGTTTCGTTCGGCGTCATCGGCGGGCTGGGCAACGGTTTTGGCTACGCGACACCCATCCCGGTTATGGCCAAGTGGTTTCCCGATAGGCGCGGTTTGGCCGTCGGTCTTGCCGTGGCCGGCTACGGCGGCGGCTCGGCCATCTTCGGGAAATTGGCGCTTAACTATCTCGTCCCCGCCTATGGCTGGCGGTCGACCTTCCAGATCTTGGGAGTGATCTTCTTCGTCATGACCATGGTTGGGGCATTCTTGCTGAAGAATCCGCCCGTCGGCTACCGACCCGAAGGCTGGACGCCCGCGCCGGCGACGGCGAAGGCGGCGGCCACGACGCATGAGTTCACGCCGGCCGAGACCCTGCGCACCCCGACCTTCTACTTCATGTGGTTGGCGTATGCGTTGGGCTGCGCCGCCGGCCTGATGGTGATCAGCCAGTTGGTGCCGTTCTTTGTTTCCAGCCTGAAGGGCACCGGCATGGATGCCAAGGTGGTGGCGGGGTTGGCGGGTACGGCCTTCATCGTGGGCGCCGTCGGCAACGCCGCCGGACGTATTCTGTCCGGCTGGATGTCGGATGCCCTCGGCCGCGTCAACGTGCTACGGCTGATGATCGCGATATCCATGATCGCCATGCCGATTCTGTACCTGGTGGGCGGCAGCGTGGCCCTGCTGTTCGTGTCGATCTTCGTCATTTATTGGTGCTACGGGACGCAATTGTCGGTCAACGGCTCTGCCGCTTCCGACTTCTGGGGCACCAAGAACGCGGGGATCAATTACGGCATGTTGTTCACGGCGTGGGGCGTGGCTGGCATCCTTGGACCCATGATCGGGGCCAAGCTGCTGGCTGCGACCAAGAGCTTCAAGGCTCCGTTCTATGCTGCTGCGGGTATGGCGGCTGTGGCCCTGGTTTGCGAGCTGCTGGCGAAGCGTCCTGCAGTTCCGGCCGAGTCCGAACTCAAGGCGGCGGCGGCGCCGGCTCGAGGCTGA
- a CDS encoding TonB-dependent receptor, protein MQRPTRVATPGAFTLALVCLVWLPCAWAQYTVGRVEGTVMDPMGAVLVGATIRLVNRATNSTSTFTTGRDGYYVFFALSPGQYQLSAEAPRFARRTVDLVVTSDQTLTQKLVLPVGDPSTTVEVKSDEAVAVASSDAQRSITRTEAELANLPSLGRNMISTVQLGAGLAPTNNPRGGSTFGGGGSFVIVLGVQSGLIAANGGRARATSVQLDYTDANDWEAGGFAPGMQAITPDMLQELKILTSNFSAEYGVKSNAQVIMVTKSGSNFLHGSAYDFVQNDAFNARDYFDQTGHASPLKQNVYGITLGGPLKKNRTFLFGGYEGRRTRGGSFTALANVPSAAARARATDPSIIDLMNRFLPAATGTTNNPDIGTVAVQVPSPVDNYQFVMKADHQISEAHRISARYLQGTASFVARFPSQNTLRGFDVDNHFELRNLNITDTLILSPKTVNELRAAYGRSVAQGAPQNGLDTPRFLISGLVNFGALQSVPASRVFNVFQLNEVFSHLLGSHVLRVGVDLRKIQDNSVNATNSRGVFTFASLNQFLAGQPTAWTQLFGNTSRGFRTGLYGFFVQDDWKLKPTLTINAGLRWEIQGALSDAGGSTSILDPRSTGTIGVAGPGPLGSFRLGGDAIEANPFNIAPRIGFAWNPHVGKLVIRGGYGIYWDSFTFSPLAASRSVPPFNYSPSLSCVSILAPTCQMTGANNVQNLLQGTALIQTQTQAQIGGFGQLTNFKSVTTSDPHLGNPYVQQFSFGIERQMPANSVFTLGYVGTKGTQLTRLVAINPLVRRPAGATGIADETTRLSQFQAAAGTENGAGNARLDPRFDQVNLHEAGGSSIYHSLQVEWKKGFSHGLQFQASYTWSKSIDDASDFSPTIQANDNSFAQDAANPRAERAVSNFDIAHRVLVTGIWRIPFFHHLNGTPRKVLDGWSFESVNLWQTGIPATVLAGARRGIADVNLDGNLIPTGADNTRANCAADASFRLGDASAIHGYSQPLLGNNGTCGRNTIRMNHLANFDWSLFKETTLTERGWMGSAPLTLQLRAEAYNVFNVPFLTAQTDNWRTVASPSFGLYNSAGATRRLQLAARLSW, encoded by the coding sequence GTGCAACGACCGACACGAGTGGCGACACCGGGGGCATTCACACTCGCGTTGGTCTGCCTGGTCTGGCTGCCGTGCGCCTGGGCACAATACACAGTCGGACGGGTGGAAGGAACGGTGATGGATCCGATGGGGGCCGTACTAGTCGGCGCCACGATCCGGCTGGTGAATCGCGCCACCAATTCGACCAGCACGTTCACCACCGGCCGCGACGGGTACTACGTCTTTTTTGCGCTTTCGCCCGGCCAATACCAGCTCTCGGCAGAAGCTCCCCGGTTCGCCCGGCGCACGGTGGACCTGGTGGTTACCAGCGATCAGACGCTGACGCAAAAACTGGTGTTGCCGGTGGGAGATCCCTCGACAACCGTGGAGGTCAAGTCCGACGAGGCGGTTGCGGTAGCGTCGTCGGACGCGCAACGCAGCATCACGCGCACCGAAGCCGAACTCGCCAACCTGCCCAGCCTGGGGCGCAACATGATCTCGACGGTACAACTCGGAGCGGGACTGGCGCCGACGAACAATCCGCGCGGGGGATCCACGTTCGGCGGGGGCGGCTCGTTTGTCATCGTGCTGGGCGTGCAGTCGGGGCTGATCGCGGCCAACGGAGGGCGGGCGCGCGCCACCTCGGTGCAACTCGATTACACCGACGCCAACGACTGGGAGGCGGGCGGCTTCGCTCCCGGCATGCAGGCGATCACGCCCGACATGCTGCAAGAGCTGAAAATTCTGACCAGCAACTTTTCCGCTGAGTACGGGGTCAAGTCGAACGCGCAAGTGATCATGGTGACCAAGAGCGGGAGCAACTTCCTGCACGGCAGCGCCTACGACTTTGTTCAGAACGATGCCTTCAACGCGCGCGACTACTTCGACCAGACGGGCCATGCTTCGCCCCTGAAGCAGAACGTGTACGGGATCACGCTGGGCGGACCGCTGAAGAAAAACCGGACCTTCCTGTTCGGCGGGTACGAAGGGCGGAGGACGCGGGGTGGAAGCTTCACCGCGCTGGCCAACGTGCCGAGCGCGGCGGCGCGGGCGCGCGCCACCGACCCGTCCATCATTGATCTGATGAACCGGTTCCTGCCGGCGGCGACCGGGACGACCAACAACCCCGACATCGGGACGGTCGCGGTCCAGGTGCCATCGCCGGTGGACAACTATCAGTTCGTGATGAAAGCGGACCACCAGATCAGCGAGGCGCACAGGATTTCCGCGCGCTACCTGCAGGGGACGGCGTCGTTCGTGGCGCGCTTCCCGTCGCAGAACACGCTGCGCGGCTTTGATGTGGACAACCACTTCGAACTGCGCAACCTGAACATTACCGACACGTTGATTCTCAGCCCGAAGACGGTGAACGAGCTGCGGGCGGCGTACGGACGTTCGGTGGCGCAGGGAGCGCCGCAAAACGGGCTGGATACACCGCGCTTCCTGATCAGCGGGCTGGTAAATTTCGGCGCGCTGCAGTCGGTGCCGGCGAGCCGGGTGTTCAACGTTTTCCAGTTGAACGAGGTCTTCAGTCACCTGCTTGGCAGCCACGTGCTGCGGGTGGGCGTGGACCTGCGCAAGATCCAGGACAACTCGGTGAATGCGACCAACAGCCGCGGCGTTTTCACGTTCGCGTCGCTGAACCAGTTCCTTGCCGGCCAGCCGACCGCGTGGACGCAGTTGTTCGGCAATACCAGCCGCGGATTCCGCACCGGCCTGTACGGGTTCTTCGTGCAGGATGATTGGAAGTTGAAGCCGACGCTAACCATCAACGCCGGCCTGCGGTGGGAAATACAAGGCGCGCTCAGCGATGCCGGCGGCAGTACTTCCATTCTTGATCCGCGTAGCACGGGAACCATCGGGGTGGCGGGACCGGGGCCGCTGGGAAGCTTTCGACTGGGTGGAGACGCAATTGAGGCGAACCCTTTTAATATCGCGCCCCGGATCGGCTTTGCCTGGAACCCGCATGTCGGCAAGTTGGTGATCCGCGGCGGCTACGGGATTTATTGGGATTCGTTCACCTTCAGCCCGCTGGCGGCGTCGCGCTCGGTGCCGCCTTTCAATTACAGTCCGAGCCTGTCCTGCGTGTCGATACTTGCGCCGACCTGCCAGATGACGGGCGCCAACAATGTTCAGAACTTGCTGCAGGGCACGGCCCTGATCCAGACGCAGACGCAAGCGCAGATCGGCGGATTTGGCCAACTGACGAACTTCAAGAGCGTCACCACCAGCGATCCGCATCTGGGCAACCCCTACGTACAGCAGTTCAGCTTCGGGATTGAGCGGCAAATGCCGGCGAACTCGGTGTTCACGCTGGGGTACGTGGGCACCAAAGGCACGCAACTGACGCGGCTGGTGGCCATCAATCCGCTGGTACGTCGTCCCGCCGGGGCAACCGGCATCGCCGACGAAACAACGCGCCTCAGCCAGTTCCAAGCCGCGGCCGGAACGGAGAACGGGGCGGGAAATGCGCGGCTGGACCCGCGGTTCGACCAGGTGAACCTGCATGAAGCGGGCGGCAGCTCGATCTATCACTCGCTGCAAGTCGAGTGGAAGAAGGGGTTCTCGCACGGGCTGCAATTCCAGGCTTCATATACCTGGTCGAAATCCATCGACGACGCTTCTGATTTCAGCCCCACCATCCAGGCCAACGACAACAGCTTCGCGCAAGATGCCGCGAACCCGCGGGCGGAACGGGCGGTGTCGAATTTCGACATCGCGCACCGCGTGCTGGTCACCGGAATTTGGCGGATCCCGTTTTTCCACCACTTGAACGGGACGCCGAGGAAAGTGCTGGACGGCTGGAGCTTCGAGTCGGTGAACCTGTGGCAGACGGGGATCCCGGCGACCGTGCTAGCGGGCGCGCGGCGGGGCATTGCCGACGTGAACCTGGACGGCAACCTGATTCCCACCGGCGCCGACAACACGCGCGCCAACTGCGCGGCCGACGCCTCCTTCCGGCTGGGCGATGCGAGCGCAATCCATGGATACTCGCAGCCGCTGCTGGGCAACAACGGCACCTGCGGGCGCAACACCATCCGCATGAACCACCTGGCCAACTTCGACTGGTCGCTGTTCAAGGAGACAACGCTGACCGAGAGAGGGTGGATGGGATCGGCGCCGCTGACGCTGCAACTGCGAGCCGAGGCCTACAACGTGTTCAACGTGCCGTTCCTGACGGCGCAGACCGATAACTGGCGGACCGTCGCCAGCCCCAGTTTCGGCTTGTACAACTCCGCCGGCGCGACGCGGCGCCTGCAGTTGGCGGCGAGATTGAGTTGGTAA
- a CDS encoding CoA transferase, translating to MSSEKTIPWPAVPIPKPEEVYAGLSDQAKDYPLFLESICRQSHNFEKPEALSRLRVYDTSTRMMIGHWCSSMLSELGAEVIQIEPPGGDPMRKLTPFGRKEYMFTDKETGEPVGAHFLHEMRNKMSVTLNLETEEGREIFKKLAVHADIVIENDPPGHRDSLGIGYRQLKEINPRLIYCWVGQLGQWGPHKDKPGMLEPTAQAACGFCHGTGDPKEFGGTPMRSALWMADHVGGTQAAMGILAALYYREMVSGEGQFVEATSAEAIIRILDYSWAWYGMDGSIRPRFGNWDLAINIYAVNPCKDGYMMVGGGHDRLWYRIWRVVGDEHPAVEEDILGDPHLREVADRLAMNQQIKTYTMLGEWLKDNSRSDAERKLSKQQVASGGVLYVNEVAEYPHFKYRGHVAETESPHYGKILYGTTPFQQHKTPGRLKWMGRPTGYDNQDTYRRLLGFTSEDFARLQKANVI from the coding sequence ATGAGTAGCGAGAAAACCATACCCTGGCCGGCAGTGCCGATCCCAAAACCGGAGGAGGTCTATGCCGGTTTGAGTGATCAGGCGAAGGATTATCCACTGTTTCTTGAATCCATCTGTCGTCAATCACACAACTTCGAAAAACCGGAGGCGTTGTCGCGCCTGCGGGTTTATGACACCTCCACGCGCATGATGATCGGACACTGGTGTTCGTCCATGTTGTCCGAGCTAGGCGCGGAGGTCATTCAGATCGAGCCGCCGGGCGGCGACCCGATGCGCAAGCTGACTCCTTTCGGGCGGAAAGAGTACATGTTCACCGACAAGGAGACGGGCGAGCCAGTGGGAGCCCACTTCCTGCACGAGATGCGCAACAAGATGTCGGTGACGCTCAACCTGGAAACGGAAGAGGGAAGGGAGATCTTCAAGAAGTTGGCGGTGCACGCGGACATCGTCATTGAAAACGATCCGCCGGGACATCGCGATAGCCTGGGGATCGGCTACCGTCAGTTGAAGGAGATCAACCCCCGTCTGATCTACTGCTGGGTGGGCCAACTCGGGCAGTGGGGCCCGCACAAGGACAAGCCCGGGATGCTGGAGCCGACGGCGCAGGCGGCCTGCGGCTTCTGCCACGGCACCGGCGATCCCAAGGAGTTCGGCGGCACCCCGATGCGCTCGGCGCTGTGGATGGCCGATCACGTCGGCGGGACGCAGGCGGCCATGGGCATCCTGGCGGCGCTGTATTACCGCGAGATGGTGTCTGGCGAAGGGCAGTTTGTCGAAGCGACATCGGCGGAAGCGATCATCCGCATCCTCGACTACTCGTGGGCGTGGTACGGCATGGATGGCAGCATCCGGCCGCGCTTCGGCAACTGGGACCTGGCCATCAACATTTACGCCGTCAATCCTTGCAAGGACGGCTACATGATGGTGGGCGGGGGCCACGACCGCCTGTGGTACCGCATCTGGCGCGTGGTGGGCGACGAGCATCCGGCGGTCGAAGAGGACATCCTCGGCGATCCGCACCTGCGTGAAGTGGCCGATCGCCTGGCCATGAACCAGCAGATCAAGACCTACACCATGCTGGGCGAGTGGCTGAAAGACAACTCCCGTAGCGATGCGGAACGGAAGCTCTCCAAGCAGCAGGTGGCGTCGGGCGGCGTGCTCTACGTCAACGAAGTGGCCGAGTACCCGCACTTCAAGTATCGCGGCCACGTGGCGGAGACCGAGTCGCCGCACTACGGCAAAATCCTGTACGGGACCACACCCTTCCAGCAACACAAGACACCGGGCCGCCTGAAGTGGATGGGCCGCCCGACCGGCTATGACAACCAGGACACGTACCGTCGGCTGCTCGGCTTCACCAGTGAAGACTTCGCGCGGCTGCAAAAGGCGAACGTCATTTGA
- a CDS encoding CoA transferase: protein MATDTAVSKTPQISFEEFCRKTFDPKGEFAKPEALKGIRVLSCTQYILGPSCASYLAELGAEVIKIEAPRRGEAMRHTTPFNEPFLYPLSKYVPERGTGLGFLGANPNEYFCSIDFHRPEGQNLVKKLAAKSDVFVENYRPGTFDRWGIGYRQLSAINPRLVYQWLGGFGGWGPGRVRASYDILGQSQGGNFGMTGAPEFKGGSPAKHTIWLADYWGGMMGAVQILASLYYRDKISGEGTFMEYSQVHGVTRQLEYALPLYGRHGITRERWGTWDTQLCVHGIIKCGKSSYPNSDNPQENEEGYILISASSDEDFARLCKTIGDGNVASKYGKADARVKPEAQMEIYPFLEKWAADKTKEDVANILDKANILNQPVWNAKEVATNPHWQQRGAVRWLDDPYYGDLLHQGPGYKMSQTPPRLKWALKPVGADNEMILGKLAGLTPEDIKRLEDQECI, encoded by the coding sequence ATGGCAACTGATACCGCTGTTTCCAAAACCCCGCAAATCAGTTTCGAGGAGTTTTGCCGCAAGACCTTCGACCCGAAGGGCGAGTTCGCCAAGCCTGAAGCATTGAAGGGCATCCGCGTGCTCTCCTGTACGCAGTACATTCTGGGTCCGTCTTGCGCCTCGTATCTGGCGGAACTGGGCGCCGAGGTCATTAAGATCGAAGCTCCCCGGCGCGGTGAGGCGATGCGCCACACCACGCCGTTCAACGAACCATTTCTCTACCCGCTCTCCAAGTACGTGCCCGAGCGCGGCACCGGCCTGGGGTTCCTGGGCGCGAATCCGAACGAATACTTCTGCTCCATCGATTTCCACCGGCCGGAGGGCCAGAACCTGGTCAAGAAGCTGGCGGCGAAATCGGACGTATTCGTGGAAAACTATCGTCCGGGAACGTTCGACCGCTGGGGCATCGGCTACCGGCAGTTGAGCGCGATCAACCCGCGGCTGGTTTACCAGTGGCTGGGCGGGTTCGGCGGCTGGGGTCCGGGGCGCGTACGCGCGTCCTACGACATTCTCGGCCAATCCCAGGGCGGCAACTTCGGCATGACCGGCGCGCCCGAGTTCAAGGGAGGTTCGCCTGCCAAGCACACCATCTGGCTCGCCGATTACTGGGGCGGAATGATGGGAGCGGTCCAGATCCTGGCCTCTCTCTATTACCGCGACAAGATTTCTGGCGAGGGCACCTTCATGGAGTATTCGCAGGTGCACGGCGTGACCCGGCAACTGGAGTACGCGCTGCCGCTGTACGGGCGGCACGGCATCACCCGCGAACGGTGGGGCACCTGGGACACGCAACTCTGTGTGCACGGGATCATCAAATGCGGCAAGTCCTCGTACCCGAACTCCGATAATCCACAGGAGAACGAGGAAGGCTACATCCTGATCAGTGCCAGCAGCGACGAAGACTTCGCGCGTTTGTGCAAAACGATTGGCGACGGTAATGTTGCCTCGAAGTACGGCAAGGCCGATGCGCGCGTAAAGCCGGAAGCGCAGATGGAGATTTACCCATTCCTGGAGAAGTGGGCGGCGGACAAGACCAAGGAAGACGTCGCCAACATTCTCGACAAAGCCAACATCCTCAACCAGCCCGTGTGGAACGCCAAGGAGGTTGCTACCAACCCTCACTGGCAGCAGCGCGGCGCGGTGCGTTGGCTGGACGACCCCTACTACGGAGACCTGCTGCACCAGGGGCCGGGGTACAAGATGTCGCAAACCCCGCCGCGTTTGAAGTGGGCCCTGAAACCCGTCGGCGCAGACAACGAAATGATCCTGGGAAAACTGGCCGGCTTGACGCCCGAAGATATCAAGCGGTTGGAAGACCAGGAGTGCATCTGA
- a CDS encoding acyl-CoA synthetase — MGELEHLPPRDLWPTRIYTLPEFASYPDRLNPTEELLDKAVAAGRGDRPAILFEDQKITYGQLLAQSNKLGNALRGLGINAGDRVILRSPNIPPALVTNFAVLKLGAVLTPTSPLFSRAEIAHVANDAEAVAIVVHAALLAELEAARADLKTVENIIVIGGEPADLKAKGYLPYSELLQSGSASLDPVLRNRQDLGILLYTSGTTGRPKGTVHFVEETLIIPDAFGKYGWRVTENDVLGGTAPLAFGAGYSTFATIPFRFGAAASLISKFEPEKVFETIQKHKITVLSLAPTAYRKMMQVPDAEKKYDLRSLRICTGGGESLTAATYHAWKNKFGVDIYEGLGTTEMMYVFASNVVSLKARPGSFGQAVPGYELKVIDEDGQETKPGNAGHFMARGPTGTIYWRDFEKQKHAISPDGWNRAGDFVYADEDGYFWFVSREDDVIKSSAYRIGPEEIEVTLNAHPAVAEAGVIGVPDEIRGQIAKAFVVLKPGEKATAEELIEFCRGRIATYKMPREVEIVAELPRTPTGKLLRRVLRDKDKAKAGGRAPVHSA; from the coding sequence ATGGGGGAACTTGAACATCTTCCGCCCCGCGATCTCTGGCCGACTCGAATTTACACATTGCCGGAGTTTGCCTCTTACCCCGACCGGCTGAACCCGACCGAGGAGTTGCTGGACAAAGCGGTCGCAGCCGGCCGGGGCGATCGCCCGGCTATCCTGTTCGAGGACCAGAAGATCACCTACGGGCAGTTGCTGGCCCAGTCCAACAAGCTGGGGAATGCGCTGCGCGGGCTCGGGATCAACGCGGGCGACCGCGTGATCCTGCGTTCACCCAACATTCCGCCCGCGCTGGTCACCAACTTCGCGGTGCTGAAACTGGGTGCGGTGTTGACGCCGACCTCGCCGTTGTTCTCGCGTGCGGAAATCGCGCACGTGGCCAACGATGCCGAGGCGGTAGCGATCGTGGTCCATGCCGCGCTGCTGGCCGAACTGGAAGCGGCGCGCGCTGACCTGAAAACCGTCGAAAACATCATCGTGATCGGCGGCGAACCGGCGGATCTGAAGGCCAAGGGCTACCTGCCGTATAGCGAGCTGCTGCAGTCCGGGAGCGCATCCCTGGACCCGGTGCTGCGAAACCGGCAAGACCTCGGCATTCTGCTCTACACCTCGGGCACCACCGGCCGGCCCAAAGGCACGGTGCATTTCGTCGAGGAGACGCTGATCATCCCCGACGCGTTCGGCAAGTACGGCTGGCGCGTTACGGAGAACGATGTCCTCGGCGGGACCGCACCGCTGGCGTTTGGCGCCGGCTACTCGACTTTCGCCACCATTCCGTTTCGCTTCGGAGCGGCCGCGTCGCTGATCTCGAAGTTCGAGCCGGAAAAGGTCTTCGAGACCATCCAGAAGCACAAAATCACCGTGCTTTCCCTGGCGCCGACGGCCTACCGCAAAATGATGCAGGTGCCGGATGCGGAGAAGAAGTACGATCTCCGCAGCCTGCGCATCTGTACCGGCGGCGGCGAAAGCCTGACGGCGGCCACCTACCACGCCTGGAAAAACAAGTTCGGGGTTGACATCTACGAGGGTCTGGGCACCACCGAGATGATGTACGTGTTCGCCTCGAACGTGGTCAGCCTGAAGGCGAGGCCGGGTTCCTTCGGCCAGGCGGTCCCCGGCTATGAACTCAAGGTGATCGACGAAGACGGGCAGGAAACCAAGCCCGGCAACGCCGGACACTTTATGGCTCGCGGACCGACCGGCACTATCTACTGGCGCGACTTCGAAAAGCAGAAGCACGCCATCTCGCCGGACGGCTGGAACCGAGCGGGCGATTTCGTCTACGCGGACGAGGACGGGTACTTCTGGTTCGTGTCCCGCGAGGACGACGTTATCAAAAGCTCGGCCTACCGCATCGGTCCGGAGGAGATTGAGGTCACGCTCAACGCTCATCCGGCGGTGGCGGAAGCGGGGGTCATCGGCGTGCCCGATGAAATCCGCGGCCAGATCGCGAAGGCGTTCGTGGTGCTGAAACCAGGGGAAAAAGCCACTGCGGAAGAGCTGATCGAGTTCTGCCGCGGGCGGATTGCGACCTACAAGATGCCCCGCGAGGTCGAAATCGTGGCGGAACTGCCACGCACGCCAACCGGCAAGCTGTTACGACGGGTGTTGCGCGACAAGGATAAGGCCAAGGCTGGTGGCCGCGCCCCAGTGCACAGTGCTTAA